One Tripterygium wilfordii isolate XIE 37 chromosome 10, ASM1340144v1, whole genome shotgun sequence DNA segment encodes these proteins:
- the LOC120006807 gene encoding auxin-responsive protein SAUR32-like produces MDVERKMKKGNLIVKTWERCKSIGRGSKTSSMVHALNTKSKSWPQIDVSSSIDRDYSDRKRSLKKRQVAPDGCFTVYVGAEKQRFVIKTEYANHPLFKMLLDEAESEYGYTSEGPISLPCNVDYFCKVLMAMDDDDGEDREMRSGCGFPRSPASYRLLSPSPLIAINQF; encoded by the coding sequence ATGGATGTGGAGAGGAAGATGAAAAAGGGGAACTTGATCGTGAAAACATGGGAGAGATGCAAATCGATTGGCAGAGGAAGCAAGACCTCGTCAATGGTTCATGCTCTGAATACCAAAAGCAAGTCATGGCCGCAAATTGACGTCTCTTCTTCTATTGATCGTGATTACAGTGATCGGAAACGGTCGTTGAAGAAGCGACAGGTGGCTCCGGATGGTTGTTTTACGGTGTACGTTGGAGCGGAGAAACAGAGGTTTGTAATCAAAACAGAGTATGCAAACCATCCGCTGTTCAAGATGTTGCTGGATGAAGCAGAGTCCGAGTATGGTTACACAAGTGAAGGTCCTATATCGCTGCCTTGTAACGTTGACTACTTCTGCAAGGTACTCATGGctatggatgatgatgatggtgaggaTCGTGAGATGAGGAGTGGATGTGGGTTTCCGAGGAGTCCGGCCTCATATCGACTCCTCAGTCCGTCTCCTTTGATCGCCATAAATCAGTTCTGA
- the LOC120006931 gene encoding protein MICRORCHIDIA 7-like — MDSFKREIPDVNVSSSPSMKQNRNRNPNLENCNSTSSGDSSGVDDYVISGYEKLHSHFLGAQEPIIKRHKRDYDDDDDSLSRKKRRNEDSQEVLPPGFLAPMVKPQRVVPPPESMAMVVADGSQVAPVRGGSRQFWKAGDYEGTNGGDSDSDSVVGLDHVRVHPKFLHSNATSHKWALGAFAELLDNAVDEICNGATCVLIDVLKNKKDGSNMLLIEDNGGGMTPQIMRQCMSLGYSVKSKEANTIGQYGNGFKTSTMRLGADVIVFSRCRGSDGKSPTQSIGLLSYSFLRGTGKQDIVVPMVDYEKRGESWNKIIRTSTDDWDKNLATIVQWSPYQSEKDLLNQFNDLKSRGTRIIIYNLWDNDEGNLELDFDTNPHDIQIRGVNRDEKNIEMAKKYCNSRHYLTYKHSLRSYASILYLRLPSRFRIILRGKDVEHHNIENDMILPEEKIYKPTQVPEGIQNESDRVAVVKLGFVKDAPFHIDVQGFNVYHKNRLIKPFWRVWNAAGSDGRGVIGALEANFIEPAHDKQGFERTTVLGRLEARLNDFQKNYWRKNCHEVGYAPRRNSSKPSTPSSPDERNVTANSNKKISQNSNQKKQDRYSNGNDPKANRRSQVDKVSPVKDERASQSIFKASPAAAKSMRYSGRGGSNDNPRPSCPKVVYPHGGSYSRTSPPAACVAQQDSGCGGSDHIKTVRSSKMQASMNEAGQVARDGIGKDVIKLQEGNRELRERVRRKENPKTDLLNDLQHEIERCQTLETQLQKANEKVEEKDKELEVLIEIFAEERTRREEEELRMRNKLKEANETIDQLLKKVKYLEGSGVKSCKTDR, encoded by the exons ATGGATTCCTTCAAGCGAGAAATTCCAGACGTCAATGTCTCCTCCTCCCCGTCGATGAAACAAAATCGAAACCGAAACCCTAATTTGGAAAACTGTAATAGTACCAGTTCCGGTGATTCTTCTGGTGTTGATGACTACGTTATTTCCGGCTACGAAAAGCTGCATTCGCACTTTCTTGGGGCGCAAGAACCGATAATTAAGCGCCATAAGAGGGActatgatgatgacgatgatagCTTGTCGAGGAAGAAACGGAGGAATGAGGATTCACAGGAAGTGTTGCCTCCAGGATTCCTAGCTCCGATGGTGAAGCCTCAAAGAGTGGTGCCGCCACCGGAGAGTATGGCAATGGTGGTTGCGGATGGTAGTCAAGTGGCTCCGGTTCGTGGGGGTTCCAGGCAGTTCTGGAAAGCCGGGGATTATGAAGGAACCAACGGCGGCGATTCTGATTCTGATTCTGTTG TTGGATTGGATCATGTCAGGGTTCATCCTAAGTTTCTACATTCAAATGCAACCAGCCATAAATGGGCTCTTGGAG CTTTCGCGGAGCTTCTTGACAATGCCGTTGATGAG ATTTGCAATGGAGCCACTTGTGTTCTCATAGACGTgctgaaaaataagaaagatgGAAGTAATATGCTGCTTATAGAAG ACAATGGTGGTGGAATGACTCCTCAAATAATGCGGCAATGCATGTCTCTCGGTTATTCTGTCAAAAGCAAAGAGGCCAACACAATTGGTCAAT ATGGTAATGGTTTTAAGACTAGCACGATGAGGCTTGGAGCAGATGTGATTGTGTTCTCGCGCTGTCGAGGGTCTGATGGAAAAAG CCCCACACAGAGTATTGGATTGCTCTCCTACTCATTTTTGAGGGGAACTGGAAAGCAAGATATTGTGGTTCCTATG GTTGACTATGAGAAGAGAGGCGAAAGCTGGAACAAGATCATAAGAACTTCAACAGATGATTGGGATAAGAATTTGGCAACCATAGTTCAGTGGTCGCCATATCAGAGTGAAAAAGATCTTCTAAATCAG TTCAATGACCTGAAGTCTCGAGGCACACGTATAATTATCTACAATCTGTGGGACAATGATGAAGGGAATCTGGAGCTTGATTTTGATACCAATCCACAT GACATTCAAATAAGAGGAGTTAATCGGGATGAAAAGAACATAGAAATGGCAAAGAAATATTGCAACTCCAGGCACTATTTAACCTATAAGCATTCATTAAGG AGCTATGCTTCAATCCTTTATCTTAGACTTCCATCTCGCTTCAGAATTATTCTTCGTGGGAAAGATGTGGAACATCACAACATAGAGAATGATATGATATTGCCCGAGGAGAAAATATACAAGCCTACACAGGTCCCGGAGGGAATACAGAATGAATCTGAT AGAGTTGCAGTTGTGAAACTTGGGTTTGTGAAGGATGCCCCATTTCATATTGATGTTCAGGGGTTCAACGTATATCATAAAAACCGACTTATCAAG CCATTTTGGAGGGTCTGGAATGCTGCTGGAAGCGATGGTCGAGGAGTAATAG GTGCCCTAGAAGCAAATTTTATTGAACCAGCTCATGACAAACAGGGTTTTGAGAGAACTACTGTTCTTGGGAGACTAGAGGCAAGATTGAATGATTTTCAGAAGAACTACTG GAGGAAAAATTGCCATGAAGTTGGTTATGCTCCAAGGCGGAATTCATCAAAACCTTCTACTCCTTCTAGTCCAGATGAACGAAATGTAACGGCCAACAGCAACaagaaaatttcacaaaattcaAATCAGAAGAAGCAAGACCGTTACTCCAATGGTAATGACCCAAAAGCAAATCGTAGGTCGCAAGTTGACAAAGTGTCACCAGTTAAAGATGAAAGAGCATCTCAAAGTATCTTTAAGGCATCTCCTGCTGCTGCTAAATCTATGCGATATTCTGGTCGTGGAGGAAGCAATGATAATCCCAGACCTTCATGTCCAAAGGTAGTTTATCCACATGGTGGAAGCTATTCTAGGACATCTCCTCCTGCTGCATGTGTAGCTCAGCAAGATTCTGGATGCGGAGGCAGCGATCATATTAAAACTGTGAGAAGTTCAAAG ATGCAGGCCTCCATGAACGAAGCAGGACAAGTTGCTCGTGATGGAATTGGAAAGGATGTAATCAAGTTGCAGGAAGGGAACCGTGAACTTAGGGAAAG ggtgaggagaaaagaaaacccaaagaCGGATTTGTTGAATGATTTACAGCATGAGATAGAAAGATGTCAAACACTAGAAACTCAA CTCCAGAAGGCTAATGAGAAGGTGGAAGAAAAGGATAAAGAACTAGAGGTTCTCATCGAAATATTTGCCGAAGAAAGGACCCGGCGAGAGGAGGAGGAATTGAGAATGAGGAATAAACTAAAG gaggCTAATGAAACCATTGATCAGCTCCTTAAAAAGGTCAAGTACCTAGAAGGCAGTGGTGTCAAGAGCTGCAAAACTGATCGTTAA
- the LOC120006932 gene encoding leucine-rich repeat extensin-like protein 3 isoform X1, with protein MDLSIIPLVLLATLFSHPFSLSAQATNPTSHITVVGAVYCDTCSSNAFSRHSYFLPGADVHIECEFKADSPETAERMTFSVNRTTDRYGVYRLEIPEVDGVDCVDGMVIESLCQASLIGSSASDCNVPALRVSTNEISVKSKQDNLCIYSLKAMSYRPSKKNRTLCGNQKEEMMTSPLNSSKFFLPYFSPYGFPWPQLPPLPPLPQLPPFPKFPFPPLPPLPSFPFPHFPFPNPPSLPFPFPPLPPFPPTPFVYPPPPPAFNLGDPRTWVPNFPPLYPPPSPPAFNLGDPRTWNPYPPSLPHMPQMQSP; from the exons ATGGATCTATCAATCATTCCTCTTGTTCTTCTTGCAACTTTGTTCTCACACCCGTTTTCTCTCTCAGCTCAAGCAACTAATCCCACCTCTCACATTACTGTCGTTGGCGCTGTTTATTGTGATACATGTTCATCCAATGCTTTCTCCAGGCACAGCTACTTCTTGCCAG GTGCTGATGTTCACATAGAGTGCGAGTTCAAAGCAGACTCTCCAGAAACTGCAGAGCGGATGACTTTCTCTGTCAACAGAACTACAGATAGATATGGTGTCTATAGGCTGGAAATACCTGAAGTTGATGGGGTGGACTGTGTAGATGGAATGGTGATCGAGTCATTGTGCCAGGCAAGTTTGATAGGGAGCTCAGCTTCTGACTGCAATGTTCCTGCTTTAAGGGTATCAACAAATGAGATATCAGTCAAATCAAAACAAGATAATCTCTGTATTTATAGCCTGAAAGCAATGAGTTACAGACCTTCCAAGAAAAATAGAACCTTGtgtggaaaccaaaaggaggaGATGATGACAAGTCCTTTGAATTCTTCAAAGTTCTTTCTGCCTTACTTTTCACCATATGGTTTTCCTTGGCCTCAATTACCACCATTACCTCCTCTGCCTCAGTTACCACCATTTCCTAAGTTTCCCTTTCCTCCATTGCCACCTCTTCCATCTTTCCCATTCCCTCACTTTCCATTTCCAAATCCACCTTCTCTGCCATTCCCATTTCCACCACTCCCTCCTTTTCCTCCAACACCCTTTGTTTATCCACCACCTCCCCCTGCATTCAATCTAGGAGATCCAAGAACTTGGGTGCCTAATTTTCCTCCATTATACCCCCCTCCTTCACCACCTGCATTCAATTTAGGAGACCCCAGAACTTGGAATCCATATCCTCCATCCCTTCCTCATATGCCTCAGATGCAAAGTCCATGA
- the LOC120006932 gene encoding leucine-rich repeat extensin-like protein 3 isoform X2: MDLSIIPLVLLATLFSHPFSLSAQATNPTSHITVVGAVYCDTCSSNAFSRHSYFLPGADVHIECEFKADSPETAERMTFSVNRTTDRYGVYRLEIPEVDGVDCVDGMVIESLCQASLIGSSASDCNVPALRVSTNEISVKSKQDNLCIYSLKAMSYRPSKKNRTLCGNQKEEMMTSPLNSSKFFLPYFSPYGFPWPQLPPLPPLPQLPPFPKFPFPPLPPLPSFPFPHFPFPNPPSLPFPFPPLPPFPPTPFVYPPPPPAFNLGDPRTWVPNFPPLYPPPSPPAFNLGDPRTWNPYPPSLPHMPQMQSP; this comes from the exons ATGGATCTATCAATCATTCCTCTTGTTCTTCTTGCAACTTTGTTCTCACACCCGTTTTCTCTCTCAGCTCAAGCAACTAATCCCACCTCTCACATTACTGTCGTTGGCGCTGTTTATTGTGATACATGTTCATCCAATGCTTTCTCCAGGCACAGCTACTTCTTGC CAGGTGCTGATGTTCACATAGAGTGCGAGTTCAAAGCAGACTCTCCAGAAACTGCAGAGCGGATGACTTTCTCTGTCAACAGAACTACAGATAGATATGGTGTCTATAGGCTGGAAATACCTGAAGTTGATGGGGTGGACTGTGTAGATGGAATGGTGATCGAGTCATTGTGCCAGGCAAGTTTGATAGGGAGCTCAGCTTCTGACTGCAATGTTCCTGCTTTAAGGGTATCAACAAATGAGATATCAGTCAAATCAAAACAAGATAATCTCTGTATTTATAGCCTGAAAGCAATGAGTTACAGACCTTCCAAGAAAAATAGAACCTTGtgtggaaaccaaaaggaggaGATGATGACAAGTCCTTTGAATTCTTCAAAGTTCTTTCTGCCTTACTTTTCACCATATGGTTTTCCTTGGCCTCAATTACCACCATTACCTCCTCTGCCTCAGTTACCACCATTTCCTAAGTTTCCCTTTCCTCCATTGCCACCTCTTCCATCTTTCCCATTCCCTCACTTTCCATTTCCAAATCCACCTTCTCTGCCATTCCCATTTCCACCACTCCCTCCTTTTCCTCCAACACCCTTTGTTTATCCACCACCTCCCCCTGCATTCAATCTAGGAGATCCAAGAACTTGGGTGCCTAATTTTCCTCCATTATACCCCCCTCCTTCACCACCTGCATTCAATTTAGGAGACCCCAGAACTTGGAATCCATATCCTCCATCCCTTCCTCATATGCCTCAGATGCAAAGTCCATGA
- the LOC120008005 gene encoding glutaredoxin-C5-like: protein MVLNPAIPPDTRAARSEPVFSPLPLHFCLCFRGNINIYPSSFGYAVKPDIKDDTAAFPPPPPPPPHSPDSVSALSKRGRVAAEPWGYYYMTPPPTFGGGVESVVRLAAESAVVIFSVSSCCMCHAVKRLFCGMGVSPTVHELDHDPRGKEIERALVSLLGNSSSVAAPLPVVFIGGKLIGAMDRVMTSHINGTLIPLLKEAGALWL, encoded by the exons ATGGTCCTGAACCCTGCCATTCCGCCGGACACCCGCGCCGCCCGATCAGAACCTGtgttttctcctcttcctctgcACTTTTGTCTCTGCTTTAGGGGGAACATTAATATATACCCTTCTTCTTTTGGATACGCAG TAAAACCCGACATTAAGGACGATACAGCCGCCttcccccctccccctccccctcctccTCACTCTCCAGACTCTGTCTCTGCCTTGTCAAAGCGTGGCCGT GTAGCAGCAGAGCCATGGGGGTATTACTACATGACTCCTCCACCGACGTTCGGAGGAGGGGTGGAGAGCGTGGTGAGGCTGGCGGCGGAGAGTGCGGTGGTTATATTCAGTGTGAGTAGCTGCTGCATGTGTCATGCTGTCAAGAGATTGTTTTGTGGGATGGGTGTGAGTCCGACTGTGCACGAGTTAGACCATGACCCCAGAGGGAAGGAGATTGAGAGGGCCTTAGTGAGTTTGCTTGGGAACTCCTCATCGGTGGCGGCTCCATTGCCAGTGGTTTTCATCGGAGGGAAGCTAATTGGTGCAATGGATCGAGTCATGACTTCTCATATTAATGGGACCCTCATTCCTCTTCTCAAAGAGGCGGGAGCTCTCTGGCTTTGA
- the LOC120007909 gene encoding NAC domain-containing protein 83-like, with protein sequence MERLNFVKNGVLRLPPGFRFHPTDEELVVQYLKRKALSFPLPASIIPEVDVCRSDPWDLPGDCEQERYFFSTREAKYPNGNRSNRATGSGYWKATGIDKKIVTSKGNQVVGMKKTLVFYTGKPPHGSRTDWIMHEYRLVNSVDTLQKMSSTQSTVVQMENWVICRIFLKKRGTKKEDENDIVGNGVEKQVQAKKNRPVFYDFMARGGNDSNLAPCSSSSGSSGITEVSSDNNASDEHEESSSCNSFPYFRRKL encoded by the exons ATGGAGAGGCTCAATTTTGTGAAAAATGGTGTGCTTAGATTGCCTCCTGGGTTTAGGTTCCATCCAACAGATGAGGAACTTGTGGTTCAATACTTGAAGAGAAAGGCCTTATCTTTTCCTCTTCCTGCTTCAATAATTCCTGAAGTTGATGTGTGCAGGTCTGATCCTTGGGACTTGCCAG gTGATTGTGAGCAAGAGAGGTACTTTTTCAGTACTAGGGAGGCCAAGTACCCAAATGGAAACAGATCAAACAGAGCTACTGGTTCTGGGTATTGGAAAGCAACAGGGATTGACAAGAAGATTGTGACTTCAAAGGGTAATCAGGTTGTGGGGATGAAGAAAACCCTGGTTTTTTATACAGGAAAACCCCCACATGGTTCCAGGACTGATTGGATTATGCATGAGTACCGCCTTGTCAATTCTGTTGACACCCTGCAAAAGATGAGCTCAACCCAG AGCACTGTTGTGCAAATGGAAAACTGGGTTATCTGCAGGATTTTCTTGAAGAAAAGAGGCACCAAAAAAGAGGATGAAAACGACATTGTGGGTAATGGAGTTGAGAAACAAGTACAAGCCAAGAAAAACAGGCCTGTATTTTATGATTTCATGGCCAGGGGAGGGAATGATTCAAATCTTGCTCCCTGTTCATCATCTTCTGGCTCCAGTGGAATCACTGAGGTCTCTTCTGATAACAATGCATCAGATGAACATGAAGAAAGCAGTAGTTGCAATAGTTTTCCTTATTTTAGAAGAAAACTGTAG